One Rhodoferax sp. GW822-FHT02A01 genomic window, ACCGCGCCCCGGCAGTGGCGGTCGCGTTCAGAGATCAGCTGCTCCAGACTCTGCCAGCCCGCAGCACCCATGGGGGCCAACTTCCACCATTCAGGCTTCACGCCAATGTTGTAGAAACGCTCGACTGCACGCAGCACATCGGCGTCTTCCTGACCCGCAACAATTCTGTCCTTGGGCAGGATGATTTCCAACAGCAACTCATTGCCGCTTTCTCGAGTGGCTTCCCACAGTTCCAGCACTGTTTGTTCCTGCTCAAGTCGCAGCTCGGTGGAGTCGTCCGGATGGTAGAACACCAGGCACTTCGCCACCTGCTCGGTGGGCCAGTGAATGAGACTGCTACCTATTGAGCGTGTGCCATCAAATCGCAAGGGGCGCGAGCTTGGCAACTCGACTGGACGTCCTACCCACCATCCGCGTCCCGTGGCGCTTGCCAGGGCGTCACGACCATAGTCTCCGCCATCGATCAGCACGCCGGTGTGACCTTGCAGCTTGCGGCTGTGCTCCACTTGCGCAGTGGCCTGCACCAACAATTTTTTAAGCGCCGGTATCCGTTCTTCACTCACACCCGCCTGGGCTGCCAAATCGCGAAACTGGCTGCGATGGTCAAAGGCCATGACACACAACTCTTCCCACTGCGGGCGTGCAACGGTTACCCGGTGCAAATGGGCCAACTGTTGATCGGCATCCACCTTCGGGTTACGGTTTCCGCCAAACCAATGCTGCAGTTCCGCCGGAGTGGGCATGGCTGCCGAACAGGCATGGCGCGAGACCACAATCGCTCCACAGGCATTGGCCACCCGCGTCGATTCAGCCCAATCCTTGCCCTGCAACAAAGAGGCCAGCAGGCCGGACAAGAATGCGTCACCCGCGCCCAGGACGTTGAGGACTTCGACACGTTCCCCCCGGTATGTGGGTGCGTCTTCGATCCGCGCTGGAATTTCGCCTTCGATCACACAACATCCCAAGGCGCCACGCTTGACGACCAGCGTGGCGGCACTGTGCGCGCGTACTTCGTGCAAGCTGGCCATCAAATTGTCGGCAACACCGCCGGCAATGAAAAACTCTTCTTCGGTACCTACCAGCAGATCAAAGTGCGGCAGCATTTCCTGCAGCTGCTCCGTAACACCGGCATCGGCCACATAGCGGTTTTCTCCAGCGCCACGCGATGTCAGACCCCACAACACCGGACGGTAGTCGATGTCTAATACGCGGATGACGCCATGTTTGGCGGCATAGTCGAGTGCAGCCTGCGACGCTTTGCGTGTGGTCGCTGTGGAGAGATGTGTGCCTGTAATGGCTAGGGCGCGGCATTTGGCGATGAATGATTCATCGATCTGGTCAGCGTCAATAGCCATGTCGGCGCAGTTTTCACGCGCAAACAGCAGCGGGAACGTGTCGCGATCCTTGAGGCCCAAGAGCACCAGCGCGGTCAGCCTTTCGGGATCCACTTGCAGCTGCGAGGTATCGCACCCCTCTGCCTCCAAAGCCTGAGTCAGAAAGCGGCCCATGTGTTCGTCGCCCACGCGGCCGATCATGGCGCTGCGCATACCCAGTCGTGCTAAACCAAAGGCCAGATTGCCGGAGCTGCCGCCTAGGTACTTGGCCATGCTGCGTGCGTCTTCCAGCTTGGAGCCGAATTGCTGCGCATACAAATCCACCGCCAGACGCCCCAGGCAGGCCAAATCGATAGTTCGCCCGCTGGGAAAGTTAAAGGTGCTCATCAGGATGCCTTGCGCTTCGCGTTTTTGGTTAGCGGCTTGGCTGCCCCATAGTGCTTGTCGAGGTAGCGCTGGATTTCCTTGCGCATAAAGCGCGATGAGGCCTCGGCGCGCTCTTCCCAGGCAAAAACACATGCAGACAGGATGCCGTCGAACTTCACTTCGGCCAAGGTGCCAAAGAACACATCCCAGTTGATTTCTCCCTCGCCAATGTCCAGGTGCTGGTGCACCCGCACGTTGGATCCGGGCGGATTGACGATGTAACGCAGATTGCTCGATGCCATGGGGTTGTAGGTATCAGCCACGCGTACATGGTGCAGTACGGGCGCTGCATCGCGAATCATCGCGGCCATGTCTTCACCGTAATAAAAGGTGTGGGGCGCAATGTAGGACAGCTTGACGCGCGGTGAATTCAACACCTTGACGATGTCGGTTGCCGGGGTCAGGCGTTCAACCCAGTCCTCCGGATGCGGCTCCACTGACAAGGTAATGCCCTCACGCTCAAAGATGGGCGTGAGTTCTTCCATGGAACGCCACCACGCTGCCTCACACATCTCCTTGGTGTTGGCGCCCGGCTTCTCTCCCACGGAACGCTCGGGCGATGCACCACGGCCAAATTCGGAAATCATGGTTTCGCAACCCATTTCCACGGACACCTCAATCGCCTTCTTCCAGCATTTGACGGCCCACTGGCGTTCGTCCTCGAAGGGACTGGCCCAACGGTACATGGGCTGCAATGTGGCGAGCTTGACGCCGTATTCCTTCAGTGCCTTTTTGAACGCTGTGATGCGCTGCTTGTGCGCGCGAGGCATCACCCACCAGTCCAGGAAGTCAGAGCGGGGCGACAGCTCCACGGCGTCATAGCCCAACTCGGCAGTGAGCTTGCAGATGTCCGGCAGGGACAGATGGCGGTGCATGTACGGGTCGAGGGCGATTTGCATGGCGGTCCTTGAATGAGGTGTGGTTTGGTTTGGCGCGTCCCGCAGTCCTGGAGGTCTTCAACGACCGCCAGCACCCTGCGGGACTTGCAGCGAAGCGCTTACTGGCTGATTGTTTGCTTCAGTGCGTCAATGGAGGTTTGCACACCAGCTTCCACCGACATGGTCAGGTCTTCCATTTCCAATGAGACGTGGCCGTTGTAACCGCCCATGCGGCAGACCGAGAAGAACTCTTTCCACCATTGCATTCCGTGTCCGCAGCCCACCGCCACATAGTTCCAGGTGCGGGTGTCGGACTCTGTGACGGCCTTGGTCTCCAGCAGGCCGTCGATATCGCACAGACCACGCTCCACACGCGCATCCTTGCCATGGATGTGGAAGATCGCGCCTTTCAAGGCACGGGCCGAAGCGATGGGGTCTGCCCCCATGACCATCAGGTGCGAGGGGTCCAGGTTGATGCCGACGATCGGCCCCACCGCAGCGCGCA contains:
- a CDS encoding sugar phosphate isomerase/epimerase; its protein translation is MQIALDPYMHRHLSLPDICKLTAELGYDAVELSPRSDFLDWWVMPRAHKQRITAFKKALKEYGVKLATLQPMYRWASPFEDERQWAVKCWKKAIEVSVEMGCETMISEFGRGASPERSVGEKPGANTKEMCEAAWWRSMEELTPIFEREGITLSVEPHPEDWVERLTPATDIVKVLNSPRVKLSYIAPHTFYYGEDMAAMIRDAAPVLHHVRVADTYNPMASSNLRYIVNPPGSNVRVHQHLDIGEGEINWDVFFGTLAEVKFDGILSACVFAWEERAEASSRFMRKEIQRYLDKHYGAAKPLTKNAKRKAS
- the iolC gene encoding 5-dehydro-2-deoxygluconokinase yields the protein MSTFNFPSGRTIDLACLGRLAVDLYAQQFGSKLEDARSMAKYLGGSSGNLAFGLARLGMRSAMIGRVGDEHMGRFLTQALEAEGCDTSQLQVDPERLTALVLLGLKDRDTFPLLFARENCADMAIDADQIDESFIAKCRALAITGTHLSTATTRKASQAALDYAAKHGVIRVLDIDYRPVLWGLTSRGAGENRYVADAGVTEQLQEMLPHFDLLVGTEEEFFIAGGVADNLMASLHEVRAHSAATLVVKRGALGCCVIEGEIPARIEDAPTYRGERVEVLNVLGAGDAFLSGLLASLLQGKDWAESTRVANACGAIVVSRHACSAAMPTPAELQHWFGGNRNPKVDADQQLAHLHRVTVARPQWEELCVMAFDHRSQFRDLAAQAGVSEERIPALKKLLVQATAQVEHSRKLQGHTGVLIDGGDYGRDALASATGRGWWVGRPVELPSSRPLRFDGTRSIGSSLIHWPTEQVAKCLVFYHPDDSTELRLEQEQTVLELWEATRESGNELLLEIILPKDRIVAGQEDADVLRAVERFYNIGVKPEWWKLAPMGAAGWQSLEQLISERDRHCRGAVILGLNQPIAHLVDSFRYATNPIVKGFMVGRSLWMNESLAWLRGDVDDATFVANVAHNYTLLVDAWRNRRSLIRAVA